In Rutidosis leptorrhynchoides isolate AG116_Rl617_1_P2 chromosome 2, CSIRO_AGI_Rlap_v1, whole genome shotgun sequence, one genomic interval encodes:
- the LOC139891028 gene encoding F-box/kelch-repeat protein At3g06240-like, with translation MILPKLIESSVEDCISRSFYGFGVNSLTGEYKVMRVLQPITGSQAVLVVVDIYTIGSGQWRRVGLLTYYIYGHSGTFLNNHIHWNIYDYEDTLEKICTFDINNETFQLFPSPPLVGLEEDIYINRMLGVLNGCLCYSCCTRTSCVFTMWVMKEYGIKDSWQKELLINLKTSRNLRRSLDMHFHPVGSLKDGSILMMCLGGKLVVYHPDTSTTEETEFSDVNAISYRPSFLKLQNFESESVHKFLR, from the exons ATGATCCTTCCTAAGCTGATAGAGAGTAGCGTTGAAGATTGTATATCCAGAAGTTTTTATGGATTTGGAGTCAATTCGTTAACCGGGGAGTACAAAGTCATGCGGGTTCTTCAACCTATTACAGGGTCTCAAGCTGTACTAGTAGTAGTCGATATTTACACTATTGGTAGTGGCCAGTGGAGACGTGTTGGTCTCCTTACTTATTATATTTATGGGCATAGTGGAACATTCTTGAATAACCACATTCATTGGAATATTTATGACTATGAAGATACTCTTGAAAAGATTTGCacatttgatattaataatgagaCATTTCAGTTATTTCCCTCTCCTCCACTAGTAGGTTTAGAAGAAGATATTTACATTAATCGGATGCTGGGAGTACTAAATGGTTGTTTATGTTACTCTTGTTGTACTCGCACTTCATGTGTATTTACAATGTGGGTGATGAAGGAATATGGTATCAAGGACTCGTGGCAAAAGGAACTGTTGATCAATCTAAAAACTAGCCGGAATCTGCGTCGGTCATTAGACATGCACTTTCATCCAGTTGGAAGTTTGAAGGATGGAAGTATTTTGATGATGTGTCTAGGGGGGAAACTGGTTGTTTATCATCCAGATACAAGTACCACCGAGGAGACAGAATTTTCAGATGTGAATGCAATCAGTTATCGTCCAAGTTTTCTTAAACTCCAAAACTTTGAATCAGAGAGTGTTCACAAGTTCCTAAG ATGA